In Verrucomicrobiota bacterium, the genomic stretch GCAGCAGCAACGCGTGGCGATTGCGCGGGCGCTGGTCAACCGGCCCAAGATTATTTTTGCCGACGAACCGACGGGTAACCTCGACTCGCACACCGGCGAGGCCATTCTCCAACTCTTCTGCAAGCTGAGCCAGGAAGGGCGCACCATTGCGCTCGTTACCCATGATCCGGAAATTGCCGCCAGGACGCCCCGTCGAATCGAGATTCGCGACGGTAAAATTGCCATCGTCGTGGACCCCAAGCTCGCCGGTCAGTTTCGTGACGGCAGCACTCCTGCTCATGACTGAGCCATGAACGTTTGGAATGCCATTGTCATCGGGTTCAAGGAAATCTGGGCGCATAAGTTCCGGTCCGTCCTGACCATGCTGGGCATCATTCTGGGCGTTTCCAGCCTGGTGGCCATGGCAGCGCTGGTCAAAGGCATGGAGCGCGGACTGAAGGAGGCGCTGGTGGCCATCGGCGGCTTGGAAAAAATCCGCATCGAGGAGGGGGACTTGCCCGCCAGCCAACTTTACCGCGCGGACCAGGCGGTGGGCATCACCATGCAGGATGTTTACGCGCTCCAACAAAGCGCGCCGCTACTGCTCGATGTGGAGCCCGAGATGCGCCTGCGCAACTGTGTCTGCTCGCGGCGCGGCAAAAACTGTTATCCCTGGATGTTTGTGGGCACCTGGCCCAACGCGCTGCAAATGAATGAATTTGAGGTGGAACACGGGCGCATGTTCAACGACATGGATGATGCCGCCGCCCGCAACGTGTGCGTGATCGGCACCCAGATCCGCGATGAGCTGTTTGGTTCTCCCGATAAGGTCGGCTACGAGATCATCCCGGTTGGCGAAACCATTCTCATCAATGGGCTGTCCATGACCATCATCGGCATGTTCAAACGCTACGAAAGCGAGCAGGAACGCAAAGTGCGCGAGAACGAGCAAGCGCAAATCGCCAAGCAAACCAACGCCGTGCCGTCCCGCAGCCGGGGTGGCAATACCGGGCGCGGCTCCAGCAGCTTCGTGTTCCGACTTAAGAACACCACCGTCTATATCCCACTGAACACCATGTGGCTGCGGTTTCGCGCCTCGTCCGGCACCAATAACATCCCGGACCCGCGCCTTTCCCTGATCAATGTCAAAGTGCGCGATGTGGAACAACTGGAAACCACCTTGCAGCAGACCCGCAACGTGCTGATGCACACCCATCGCGGCATCGAAGATTTCACCTTCCGCACCCAGGAAGAATGGGCGGAACAGATCACCACCTCCATTCGGAACGCCCGGCTCAGCGGCGGCATTATCGCGGCCATCAGCCTGCTGGTGGGCGGCATTGGCATCATGAACATCATGCTCGCCAGCATTACCGAGCGCGTGCGCGAAATCGGCATCCGCAAAGCCGTCGGCGCCACCAACGGCAGCGTGTTCATTCAAATCCTTGTGGAAAGCTCGGTCATCGCCCTCCTCGGCGGGCTGGTCGGGCTGGTGGTCTCCCAGTGGTTTGTGAATATTCTGGTCCTGGTTTCCCCCACCGCCAATACCCCCGTTATTTCCATCGACGCCATGGTGATGGCCTTTGCCTTCAGCATTGTCACCGGCGTGCTCGCCGGGCTTTGGCCAGCCATCAAAGCCGCCCGCCTCGACCCCATCAAGGCCCTGCGCTACGATTAAGCCCAGCCGCAACGGCCAGACGGCAGTTTGCCTTGCTCACCCTCGAACCGGGAACCGGTGCAGTATATATATAGGTGGACTCCCGCCGCTCACGGTTTCGGGTGAAGGGCGGCGTGCAGGGCGTGCAGCAGGTCGGCGATGGTGAACGGCTTGCGTAGCCACGCTTCGAGTTTGAGGTCTTCAATGCCCTTGACGCCTTCTAGCAGGCCGGTCATGCCCAGGATGGGCAGGGTCGGCGCTTGGGCGCGCAGCGCGGTAATCATCGCCGTGCCGTTCATCACCGGCATCATGATGTCGGTGAGGACCGCCCGCACTTCGGCGCGGTGTTGCGTGAACACCGCCAAGCCCTCGGCTCCGTTCTCGGCGGTGAGCACCCGGTAACCATGGTGTTTCAGCCCGATGCGCAAGGTGTCGCGCATGCTGGCTTCGTCATCCACCACCAGGATCAGCTCCCCGTGGCCAGCCGGCGGCGGCGGGCGCACGGCGTCCTCGGCGACCTTCGCTTCCGGCGTGGCGGGGAAGTAGAGTTCAAAGGTGGTGCCGCGGCCCAGGCAGGTATCCACCCGCACAAAGCCGCCGTGGCCGCGCATAACGCCTTGCACGGTGGATAGCCCCAGGCCGGTGCCTTTGCCGAATTCCTTGGTGGTGAAGAACGGGTCAAAGACGCGCTCCAGGACTTCCGGCGGGATGCCGGTGCCGGTGTCGCTCACGCTCACGCAGACGTAGGGGCCGGGTTGGACCTCGGGGGGCAGGAGGGCAACCGTCCGGTCCAGGGTGACGTTGCACGCCGCAAGGGTGAGGGTGCCGCCCTCGGGCATGGCGTCGCGGGCGTTGACGCACAGGTTCAGGAGCACCTGGTGCAGTTGCGTGACGTCGCCCAGCACCGGCCACAGGTTTTGGGGTATTAGCACGCTGGCCTGGATGTTCCGGGGGAACGTTTCGCGGATAATGGTGCTTAGCTCGCACTGGAGCAGGCGCACCGGCAAAGGCAAGCGAGCGCCGGGCGTGCCGCGGGCATAGGTGAGCAGTTGTTTGATGATGCTGGAACCGCGCTGGGCGCCTGTTTCCATGGCGTCAAGCATCAGTTTGCTGTCCGGATCGCTGACCTCGTCGCGCAGAATGGGCACAGCCATGAGCACGGGGGCCAGGATGTTATTCATGTCATGGGCGATGCCGCTGGACAGCGAGCCAAGGCTTTCCATCCGCTGGGCGCGCAGGAGCTGGGCTTCCAACCGTTTGCGTTCGGAAATGTCGCTCAGAATGAGGCGGCATTCGGGCTGACTGGCGGCGTTGGGCGACCGGTTGCACGTCATCACCGCCCAGAAGGAGGTGCCATCGGGGTGCAGCAGGCGCACGTCGCACTTATAGGGCGTACCAGCTTCCCAGAGTTGTTTCTGGAGGCGGACGTACGTGGCCTGATCCTCGGGGATGATGAAGCGGAGAAGGGTTGCTTGAGCAGCGCGCCCCGGTCCACGCCCAGCAGGGTGGCGGCGGTGAGGTTGGCCTCCTGGATCAGCCCCGGCTCGTCCAAGGTGAGGTAGCCCACTGGGGCCAGGTCGTAGAGGTCAAAGTATTTGGCGCGGGTGGTTTCGAGTTCTTCTTGTACCAGGTACAGTTCCTCGTTCTGCATTTCCAGTTGAATCTGGTGGACCTCCAGTTCGTGGATCAACCCCGCCGCGTCTTCCACCGAGGGCGTCGCGCCAGTGGTCAGCGGCTTCCCTTGCCGCTTCACGAGCCAGCCCGCTTCGGCGCGGCGGCGCAAGTCGGCGGCGCTCTTAACGGCGTCAGGCTTATTCATGGCGGGCTCCTTTCAGCGCGGAAGCGTGCGGAGTGCGGGGCCACCGACAGCGATGCCCCCAAAAAAAGGCGTCGTTCCAATGGAATGGCGGTTGTCATGGCGTTACCATACGCGGTACTGGCGGCGCTGTCCAATCATTTAACCAACAATCGCGGCGGTTAAAAGAGTGAAGGCGCTGCCGCGCCAGCTTTACTGGCGGGAGCGCCCGTCCGTTTCGGCTCCCCTTCCCAGGGAATTACGGGAGCCACATTCTTTGGAGTGCGCGCGGCAAGGCAGGGTGAAGGGGCCGCGACGCCGCTTTGGATAGGCGCGCCACCCAACCCGGCGATGATCCCCTGCCCCGGTGAACCTGGCCAAACCGCAGGCGGCCTTGGCAGAGATTCAATGGACTTCTGGGTTCGGTTAACTGGACTGGTCAAATCCAAAGCGGTGTCGCCCGCCGCCCTTTATTCCCCCTTCGGTTGCCACCGCACTCCAAATTTTGCCGCGCCTTCATGTTTGAGACTCGTTACGTCGTCACCTACATTTATTATTGGGCGTTTTTGCGCCGGGGCTGCGATTTGCTTGACGGGAACGGGCCGGAGTTGGATGCTCGCGGGCATGAACTCATTCTCGATGGCTCGGTTGGCTTTGACGTTGGCCGCGTTGCTGTGCGCACGCGGGGTATCGGCACAATCGCTGGAGACGCTCCCCGGCGACGCGTATTTTGCGAAGTTCAAACCGGTGAAGGCCCCGGCCCCCGCCGGGTTGGTGCTGCAAAAAGGGGATCGGCTGGCGATCTGCGGGGATTCGATCACGGAGCAAAAGATGTATTCGCGCCTGATGGAGACGTATTTGACGGTGTGCGTGCCGGAGTTGGAGGTGACGGTACGGCAGTTCGGCTGGAGCGGGGAGACGGCCAGCGGCTTCCTCGGACGCATGACGAATGATTGTCTGCGGTTCCAGCCCACGATTGCCACGACGTG encodes the following:
- a CDS encoding ABC transporter ATP-binding protein yields the protein DASARQLAAIRNQKIGFVFQFFNLLPKLNVIQNVELPMIYSGISGRERTQRAMEALTMVGLENRAKHRPNQLSGGQQQRVAIARALVNRPKIIFADEPTGNLDSHTGEAILQLFCKLSQEGRTIALVTHDPEIAARTPRRIEIRDGKIAIVVDPKLAGQFRDGSTPAHD
- a CDS encoding ABC transporter permease codes for the protein MNVWNAIVIGFKEIWAHKFRSVLTMLGIILGVSSLVAMAALVKGMERGLKEALVAIGGLEKIRIEEGDLPASQLYRADQAVGITMQDVYALQQSAPLLLDVEPEMRLRNCVCSRRGKNCYPWMFVGTWPNALQMNEFEVEHGRMFNDMDDAAARNVCVIGTQIRDELFGSPDKVGYEIIPVGETILINGLSMTIIGMFKRYESEQERKVRENEQAQIAKQTNAVPSRSRGGNTGRGSSSFVFRLKNTTVYIPLNTMWLRFRASSGTNNIPDPRLSLINVKVRDVEQLETTLQQTRNVLMHTHRGIEDFTFRTQEEWAEQITTSIRNARLSGGIIAAISLLVGGIGIMNIMLASITERVREIGIRKAVGATNGSVFIQILVESSVIALLGGLVGLVVSQWFVNILVLVSPTANTPVISIDAMVMAFAFSIVTGVLAGLWPAIKAARLDPIKALRYD
- a CDS encoding ATP-binding protein, with protein sequence MRLLHPDGTSFWAVMTCNRSPNAASQPECRLILSDISERKRLEAQLLRAQRMESLGSLSSGIAHDMNNILAPVLMAVPILRDEVSDPDSKLMLDAMETGAQRGSSIIKQLLTYARGTPGARLPLPVRLLQCELSTIIRETFPRNIQASVLIPQNLWPVLGDVTQLHQVLLNLCVNARDAMPEGGTLTLAACNVTLDRTVALLPPEVQPGPYVCVSVSDTGTGIPPEVLERVFDPFFTTKEFGKGTGLGLSTVQGVMRGHGGFVRVDTCLGRGTTFELYFPATPEAKVAEDAVRPPPPAGHGELILVVDDEASMRDTLRIGLKHHGYRVLTAENGAEGLAVFTQHRAEVRAVLTDIMMPVMNGTAMITALRAQAPTLPILGMTGLLEGVKGIEDLKLEAWLRKPFTIADLLHALHAALHPKP
- a CDS encoding PAS domain-containing protein, translating into MNKPDAVKSAADLRRRAEAGWLVKRQGKPLTTGATPSVEDAAGLIHELEVHQIQLEMQNEELYLVQEELETTRAKYFDLYDLAPVGYLTLDEPGLIQEANLTAATLLGVDRGALLKQPFSASSSPRIRPRTSASRNNSGKLVRPISATCACCTPMAPPSGR